Genomic segment of Helicobacter enhydrae:
AGAATACACAGAAAACAACTCGTGCAATGAAGCTAGTCTCTGCCTCAAAGCTCAAAAAGGCGGAGGAGTTGGCAAAGGCTTCCAAAGCATTTGCTAAAAAAATAGATGAAGTGTTTGGCGAGATTGTGCAGAAAGTTGCATTGGTGGGGTTTGAGAATCTTGACAATGCAATTTTTCAAGCTTCAAAGCCTAGAGATGTCAAAACCATCGATGTGATTTTTGTCACATCAGATAAGGGATTGTGTGGTGGATTTAATCAAGCGACGATCAAAGAAGTGAGTGCAATGATTAGGCGATACCAGCAAGATGGCATACAAGTGAGGCTTAGGGGTATTGGCAAAAAAGGGATTTCATTTTTTCAATTCAATGAAGTGGCATTATTGGATGAAATGGAGGATTTGAGTTCTACGCCTGATTATGAGAAGGCTGCAAAGTTTATCAAGCGTTCGGTGGATGATTTTGTATCAGAAGCCACGGATGGTTTGGTGATCGTTCATAATGGATTCAAGACTATGATTTCTCAAGAAATCAAGGTGCAGACACTTTTGCCTCTCAAAGTTGAAGAATATGCAAAAGAGGGGGAGGCAATATCAAATATGGAGATTGAGCCTGATGAGAGTGCTTCTCAGATCCTAGAAGAGCTGTCTTATAAATATTTGGAATATACGCTTTATTATGCTCTTTTGGATTCTTTGGTTGCAGAGCATAGTGCGAGAGTCCAAGCGATGGAAGCAGCGACCAATAACGCAGGTAATTTGGTGAGAAGTTTGACTGTTGCTTACAACAAAGCACGACAAGAGGCGATTACAACGGAATTGGTGGAAATCAATGCTGGTGTTGAGGCAATGAAATAGATAAAGGAGGAAAGATGAAAAAAAATGGAAAAATTATTCAGGTTATGGGACCTGTGGTAGATGTGAAGTTTGAGGATTATATCCCTTTGATTAATGAGGCTCTTGATGTCGAGTTTGAAGTCGAGGGAGAAGCGAGAACTTTGGTTTTGGAAGTCGCAGCAGAATTGGGCGATCAAACCGTGCGTACGATTGCTATGGATATGACAGAGGGATTGGTGCGTGGTCAAGAGGTAACCGCGCGTGGCAGAATGATTGAAGTGCCAGTCGGAGAGCAGGTGTTGGGTAGGATTTTTAATGTGACAGGAGAAGTCATCGATGGTGGCACTCCATTGCAAGATGTGCAAAAATGGGCGATCCATCGCGATGCTCCAAGTTTTGAAGAGCAAAGCACCAAAACAGAGATGTTTGAGACAGGAATCAAAGTCGTGGATCTTTTGGCTCCATATCTCAAAGGGGGAAAAGTCGGATTGTTTGGTGGTGCAGGAGTGGGCAAAACGGTGATCATTATGGAGCTTATTCACAATGTGGCTTATAAGCATAGTGGTTATTCTGTGTTTGCAGGTGTTGGCGAACGCACAAGAGAGGGGAATGATTTGTATCACGAAATGAAAGAGGGTGGGGTATTGGACAAAGTGGCATTGTGCTATGGACAGATGAATGAGCCACCGGGTGCGAGAAACAGAATCGCCTTTACAGGTTTGACAATGGCAGAATATTTTAGAGATGAAAAGGGACTTGATGTCTTGATGTTTATTGATAATATTTTCAGATATGCACAATCAGGGGCTGAAATGTCTGCACTTTTGGGAAGGATCCCTTCAGCTGTGGGCTATCAGCCGACATTGGCAAGTGAGATGGGCAAACTCCAAGAGAGAATCACATCCACCAAAAAAGGCTCTATCACTTCTGTGCAAGCTGTATATGTGCCTGCAGATGACTTGACAGACCCAGCACCTGCATCTGTGTTTTCACACCTTGATTCCAAAACCGTGTTGAATCGAAAGATTGCCGAAAAAGGAATCTATCCAGCAGTGGATCCTTTGGATTCTACTTCTAGAGTATTGGATCCTCAAATCGTTGGCGATGAGCATTATGCTGTTGCGACAGGAGTGCAGAGGGTTTTGCAAAAGTATAAAGATTTGCAAGACATTATCGCATTGCTCGGGATGGATGAGCTATCAGAAGAAGACAAAAAGATTGTTGAGCGTGCAAGAAAGATTGAAAAATTCTTGTCACAGCCATTCTTTGTTGCTGAAGTTTTCACAGGAAGTCCGGGCAAATATGTCTCACTTGCTGAAACATTGGAGGGCTTCAAAGGAATTTTGGAAGGCAAATACGATGATATCCCTGAAAATGCGTTTTATATGGTTGGCGGAATTGATGAAGTGTTGGAAAAAGCACAAAAGATGAATGGGTAAGGATCGAATATGGAAGAGATGAAGGTAAATATTACGACGCCTGAAGGGACTATTTTTGATCAAGAAGCCACAAGTGTCACTCTTCCAGGTATCGATGGGGAATTTGGTGTGCAATACAACCATTGTGATTTGGTCACTTTGCTCAAAGGTGGAGTGATTGAAATCATCAAAAACGATGGAGCAGTGGAGTTGGTCGCAATAGATTGGGGTTATGCAAAAGTCAATGCCCATAGCGTGGATATTTTGGCACATGGGGCGAGTGCGCTCTGTGGAGATGTTGCACAGAATCTAGCCAAAGCCAAAGAATTGCTCCAAAAGGCAAGTATGGATAACATTGGCATCGCAAGTGCGTTGTATAAGCTCGATAAGTCTGCAAACAAGGCATAAAAATGACAGAGATGATTAGCAATTTTTTGCACACTAGTTCTTTGGTGGGCTTGTTGGTTTTGTGTTGGCTCTGTTTTTATCTCTTTTTGACATTGTGGGTTTTTATCTATCGTTTTTGGTGTCTTGGAGCGTTGGCAAAAGCAGAGCAGAAGTCGTTGCAAAAGATGATTGCAGATGAAATCGCATTTCCACAATCAATGCAACAAATCGATGGAATTTCAGGAAATGAAACCAAAAAAGAGGCTTTGCATATTTGGAAACAACAATTGATCCAAAAAGCCTCTATGGGAATGACATTTTTGGCAATCGTTGCTTCAACATCTCCATTTATAGGGCTTTTTGGCACCGTTGTTGAGATCTTGGAGGCTTTTTTTTATTTGGGTGGCGGAGGAAAAGTAGCTTTTGATACCGTTGCCCCTATTATCTCTAAGGCTCTCATTGCCACAGCTGCTGGGATTTTGACAGCGATCCCTGCATATAGTTTCCATTTGATTCTCAAAAGAAAACTCTATGATTTTGGTGTCCTTTTGCAAATTGAGCTAGATTTGTTGTTTGCTAGACGAGAAGAATGTCTTAGGTTTTGAGAATGCAACATTTTGATGAAACGCCCGAGCTCAATATCACGCCTTTGGTGGATATTATGCTTGTTTTACTTGCAATTTTGATGGTCACTATTCCCACCGTGGATTATCGTGAGGATATTGCCCTGCCTCAAGGCTCCAAAACAAAAGTCAAGCAAGAAGAGCAGATATTGGAGATACAAGTTACAAAAGACAAAAAGGTTATTATGCGTGGCAAGAGCTATGATCTGAAGGCATTTGCCGATAACTTTTTGCTTCTAAGCCAAGAAATGAAAAAAGAAACCCCAATTTATATCGCCGCTGATAAAAATTTGTTGTATGACAATGTGATTTATGTTCTAAAGGTTGTAAAAGAGGCAGGTTTTTCTCGTGCATCTCTTGTGACAAGTGGCTAAAATGGATATGCGTTTAATCTGGAGTGGGCTTTTAGCACTGATTGTGCAGTTTTCCCTTTGTGTGTTGCTTGTTGTGGCGTTTTTGCCAAAGACTCAAGAAAAATATATATTCAATGACAAAACACAGATTGAGTATTTTGAGGTGAGGATTCAAGAGGACAAGACCAAAAACCCCAAAAAACCCAAAGCCCCCAAATCCGAATCACAAGAGCAAATAGTTGCTTCTGCCCCAACTCCATCAGTCAAAACTGCCCCTGTGGCAGGAGCTGATGTCAAAAAAATGTTTGAAAAAATCGATAGCCCTGAACCCCCTGTAAGAGAGGAAGTTGTCCAAGATGAACGCCCAACTTTTACAGCCAATAGCATTCAAACTCAAGATTACACATACAATGAGCAGCTCGATCAGCAAAATGATGAAAACAAAAAAATCCAGAGTCAATTAGAAGAAATGTGGGAAAAAGAGCTTGAGATCAGCCCACCTCCTCCACAAGATACAGCAGATGGCGTTTATAATGAGTGGTTTGCAGAAATCAAAAAGCGTATCGATGAAAAATGGAAAAACAATTTCTATGAACCTGCGTTGCTAACAGCGGTGATCACCATCGATAGAAATGGCAAGTTTTCTTACAAGATTATCAAATATTCACACAATCAATCTTATAATGCTCACATACAAAGTGTCCTTGAGGGTCTATCTCTTGAGAGTTTT
This window contains:
- the atpD gene encoding F0F1 ATP synthase subunit beta; the encoded protein is MKKNGKIIQVMGPVVDVKFEDYIPLINEALDVEFEVEGEARTLVLEVAAELGDQTVRTIAMDMTEGLVRGQEVTARGRMIEVPVGEQVLGRIFNVTGEVIDGGTPLQDVQKWAIHRDAPSFEEQSTKTEMFETGIKVVDLLAPYLKGGKVGLFGGAGVGKTVIIMELIHNVAYKHSGYSVFAGVGERTREGNDLYHEMKEGGVLDKVALCYGQMNEPPGARNRIAFTGLTMAEYFRDEKGLDVLMFIDNIFRYAQSGAEMSALLGRIPSAVGYQPTLASEMGKLQERITSTKKGSITSVQAVYVPADDLTDPAPASVFSHLDSKTVLNRKIAEKGIYPAVDPLDSTSRVLDPQIVGDEHYAVATGVQRVLQKYKDLQDIIALLGMDELSEEDKKIVERARKIEKFLSQPFFVAEVFTGSPGKYVSLAETLEGFKGILEGKYDDIPENAFYMVGGIDEVLEKAQKMNG
- a CDS encoding MotA/TolQ/ExbB proton channel family protein, producing the protein MTEMISNFLHTSSLVGLLVLCWLCFYLFLTLWVFIYRFWCLGALAKAEQKSLQKMIADEIAFPQSMQQIDGISGNETKKEALHIWKQQLIQKASMGMTFLAIVASTSPFIGLFGTVVEILEAFFYLGGGGKVAFDTVAPIISKALIATAAGILTAIPAYSFHLILKRKLYDFGVLLQIELDLLFARREECLRF
- a CDS encoding TonB C-terminal domain-containing protein, with the protein product MRLIWSGLLALIVQFSLCVLLVVAFLPKTQEKYIFNDKTQIEYFEVRIQEDKTKNPKKPKAPKSESQEQIVASAPTPSVKTAPVAGADVKKMFEKIDSPEPPVREEVVQDERPTFTANSIQTQDYTYNEQLDQQNDENKKIQSQLEEMWEKELEISPPPPQDTADGVYNEWFAEIKKRIDEKWKNNFYEPALLTAVITIDRNGKFSYKIIKYSHNQSYNAHIQSVLEGLSLESFPPYPDGQIKVITVDFRNKGSQ
- the atpG gene encoding ATP synthase F1 subunit gamma, giving the protein MGNNLKEIRRKISSVQNTQKTTRAMKLVSASKLKKAEELAKASKAFAKKIDEVFGEIVQKVALVGFENLDNAIFQASKPRDVKTIDVIFVTSDKGLCGGFNQATIKEVSAMIRRYQQDGIQVRLRGIGKKGISFFQFNEVALLDEMEDLSSTPDYEKAAKFIKRSVDDFVSEATDGLVIVHNGFKTMISQEIKVQTLLPLKVEEYAKEGEAISNMEIEPDESASQILEELSYKYLEYTLYYALLDSLVAEHSARVQAMEAATNNAGNLVRSLTVAYNKARQEAITTELVEINAGVEAMK
- the atpC gene encoding ATP synthase F1 subunit epsilon, which encodes MEEMKVNITTPEGTIFDQEATSVTLPGIDGEFGVQYNHCDLVTLLKGGVIEIIKNDGAVELVAIDWGYAKVNAHSVDILAHGASALCGDVAQNLAKAKELLQKASMDNIGIASALYKLDKSANKA
- a CDS encoding biopolymer transporter ExbD, giving the protein MQHFDETPELNITPLVDIMLVLLAILMVTIPTVDYREDIALPQGSKTKVKQEEQILEIQVTKDKKVIMRGKSYDLKAFADNFLLLSQEMKKETPIYIAADKNLLYDNVIYVLKVVKEAGFSRASLVTSG